The sequence below is a genomic window from Myxococcota bacterium.
GGCGGGTACGCGCGCCTGATGTGGTTCGACAGCCACTGCCACGTGAGCGCGGACGAGTTCGCCGAAGACCGCGAAGAAGTCCTCCAGCGCGCGTTCGACGGCGGCGTGACGGGCATGATCGCGATCGGCTCGGGCTACGGCGTCGTCCACAATGCCCGGGCGGTGTCGCTCGCCGAGGCCGACCCGCGCATCTGGGCCGCGGTCGGCGTCCATCCCCACGAGGCCGAAGACCTCGACGACCAGAAGCGCCCGAGCCTCGACGCGTTGCTCGACCATCCGCGGGTGGTCGCCGTCGGTGAGGCGGGCCTGGACTACCACTACATGAACAGCCCCCGCGAGGTACAGCGCCGCGTGTTCGCGGAGCAGGTCGTGTGGGCACGCGAGCGTGACCTGCCGGTCTCCATCCACGTGCGGGGCGATGAACCGAACGCCTACGAAGAGCTCCTGGACATCTGGAAGAGCGAGGGTCGGGGCGACGTCTCCGGTGTGCTGCACTGCTACACCGGCGCCCTCGACTTCGCGCGTCGCGCCCTCGACCACCGGCTCGACGTGTCGTTCTCGGGGATCCTGACCTTCAAGCGCGATCGAGGGCTGCGCGACACGGCGCG
It includes:
- a CDS encoding TatD family hydrolase: MWFDSHCHVSADEFAEDREEVLQRAFDGGVTGMIAIGSGYGVVHNARAVSLAEADPRIWAAVGVHPHEAEDLDDQKRPSLDALLDHPRVVAVGEAGLDYHYMNSPREVQRRVFAEQVVWARERDLPVSIHVRGDEPNAYEELLDIWKSEGRGDVSGVLHCYTGALDFARRALDHRLDVSFSGILTFKRDRGLRDTARALPLDRLLVETDAPLLSPEGHRGRRNEPVRVALVGEVLAEVHGRPVEDVARQTSENTRRCFRLPEAS